AAAAACGCGGGAAAAGTATGTCCCCACGAGCGGCAAAACGGACAACCATACACGTTGAGTGCTGAGAGCACATTGAGTGGGTTACTAAACAATGGCGCTGTGCAGTAGATTTACGTCATGCGCGCCTGGCGCGAGGcagccgtgcagtagatctaccgcaccCGCGTTGAACGTGTTAACTGATACCATGAGCAAAAgacagattttttatttgaagtgtaTCTAAATCGATTGACTTGAAAACCTAAACAAAGTGTAACGATCATTAAAACCTCTGTCAATAAAACAATTGCGATACACACCCTGACTTTGGAATTCATAACTAAATCATAAAACCAAAGGCGCCTCCTCTTCCGATCATTGCGTGTTGCTACTGATTTCCTCCCCAATCTCTCCTGGTATACGTGATATGTGTTATGTAGTGTACTTGGTTCGTTGCAGTTTGATTGGAGGTTAATTGTATAGCCAATTCGTACTAATAaggttaaaatttactttctggAGAAGTTCACCTTTACACAGTATATAACCATTTTGGTTTTTCCATCTCATGAAAAATTCCTTATAAggataacacaattatttttgtcattaattgtttttacttgTTACAGGATGAATCAAAGAGTAAAGAACCTGCAAAGAAAAGTAAAAAGGAATCTGAGAAGAAAAGGGATGAGCTGTAATAGAAGCGTGTTGGAATGAATTCCTATTGGctgttaatagttttatttttagatctgTTTGCAACTAGTCTACTGATACCATTCCTCCCCATTCACCTGCATAATGTAGGCCCTACACGATTACTGGCCGGAGTGTTTAATTCCTTATATCCCACTGTGCAACTCTTTTCCAGTCCTTTGGTAGGATACTGCTCTGATCTCTATGGCCACAGACAGACCCTTACCATCTCCCTGGTCTTGTGTTCCTTCGCCTACTACTTCCTTGCTTCCACTTCTCTCTATGTGATATTTGTCTGCAGAGTAACTCTCGGGTTACTGAAACACACACAAACTTTGGGTAAAGCAATGATTGTCGAGGAATCCGACGGTGAGAAGCACAATATGTTCAGTGTACTCAGTGCAGTCGAGGCTTTCGGATTCATGTTGGGTCCGTTGGTAGGGTCATATTTTATACAGATGGAAAATGGTTTTCAACAGCTCTGCAACATTGCAACATCTGTTTTCATATTGAACtcagttattacattttgttgtgtATCCAGTGATATACGAGTAAAATACTTTACAACCAAAGAGATATTGACAAAAAGTGAAATTGGGACATTTCAAAGTGACAGAGAAGACAAAAATGTAGATTGGACAGAGTTTTGGGATGTATTTGTGCTTAAACTGTTTCTTTGTATTTCTTTgtctttattttatacaaactatGCAATTATTATAATTGAACGCTTCAAAATGTCTATAAGTATGGTAGGTTATACTAACTCATTCCAAggatttatttctattattaccAGCTTATTATCTGGTAAAGTAATACATGTCACTTGTTTACAAGATCTTTATGCtagattaaattattgttttttgttgttatcaTTTTCTTTACTAAGTATGAGTTTTGTGAcaaatttttgtgtatattttgccTTTCTTATACCTTTAAGCTTTAGTTCCACTTTACTCAggatttttatttcagagttacTACTCTCAAGATCACCTTGGAAAAGTAAAGGTTCTTTGATTGGAATGGAAAACACAATATCATGTCTTGTGTTTTTCTTTAGTCCTTTCTTTTTTGAAATCTGCACAActaattttggtaaattttctGTTCCATTAGTGACATGTTTAGTGACTGTTGCTGGTGCAAGTCTTtcagaatatttgaattttacaaataatgtaggcctagcaacaaaaaaaaaactctaaaataaaGTCAGAcctatattttcttaaaaaattattgtattgtgcTCAGCATAAATGTGATTGATATGAGGGAACAAATTTAGTcacattataaagaaaatactCTATCTATGAcattaaaataaacgtttgatcatc
The Homalodisca vitripennis isolate AUS2020 chromosome 4, UT_GWSS_2.1, whole genome shotgun sequence DNA segment above includes these coding regions:
- the LOC124359404 gene encoding major facilitator superfamily domain-containing protein 9-like isoform X1 produces the protein MNSYWLLIVLFLDLFATSLLIPFLPIHLHNVGPTRLLAGVFNSLYPTVQLFSSPLVGYCSDLYGHRQTLTISLVLCSFAYYFLASTSLYVIFVCRVTLGLLKHTQTLGKAMIVEESDGEKHNMFSVLSAVEAFGFMLGPLVGSYFIQMENGFQQLCNIATSVFILNSVITFCCVSSDIRVKYFTTKEILTKSEIGTFQSDREDKNVDWTEFWDVFVLKLFLCISLSLFYTNYAIIIIERFKMSISMVGYTNSFQGFISIITSLLSGKVIHVTCLQDLYARLNYCFLLLSFSLLSMSFVTNFCVYFAFLIPLSFSSTLLRIFISELLLSRSPWKSKGSLIGMENTISCLVFFFSPFFFEICTTNFGKFSVPLVTCLVTVAGASLSEYLNFTNNVGLATKKKL